acccggatatgAAGTCGGGTaacttcaacttttggTATTTTTATGAGCCTTACGGTCTCTTCTTGCGGTATCAGTCAGGTGGCCTTAGAAAATATGCAGCAGATTCATGCATCTGTCACGGACAAGGTTCGAATACccaacaaaaaaaatatagCTTAAATTTCTATTTCACTCTTTGCAAGATTCCGATTGTACACCATTAAAATCCCAACGCGTGATATGATCTTCACATCTTTTTGACCATATTAAGGTCCGAACTCAACAAAAACGTTTCACACCGGTGTTTCCTGGTCGTGCATATACGACGGAAGAACTTCGAAAGGAAAACCAGAAAAACATGATCATACACGTGATCAGAATATTCCGTAGTTCCTTGGGCCTCTCAACACTGCTAAAATGCACActtcaatattttgataGAACATATATATGGACATACACATTTCTATATGCTACCTACAACTAGCACTTATATGCTCatcaaagaatctgatGGTTTGAATACTATTGTGTAGTTCATGCTAGATATCACTCCGTTCAAGTCGTTAGTGAAAATCCGATCTTCAAGCACTAGCTGTAATGAGACACCATAGTAGGTACCCCATATAGGTCTTGGTTTATCCAGTGATCTACTATTAATCGATCCCTGACCTGGGCGGGACTGTGAATCCTGACTATTTGCTGGAACTGTGCTATCCTGGCCGTTCTTATCCTTCCCACTTTCGTCAAATCTAACTTTACAGTTCACATTGCATAGTAAGGTTCCGGTACCTGGTATCACATGGAAATCAACCGCGGTGATAACGTGCTGCGTCAGTACCACTCCAGTTTGCCATGCCTGAAGGAATTGCACTGCCTGTCCAAACGGTTGggaattgaatattattTTGCACTGATGTGGGTTAAATAGCTGTAGGAATTGTTCCAACTTTGCTGGATCGGGCTCATCTAGATGAGCCAGTACTTTCTTCACAAAAGTCTCCACGATTTGAGGTTGACGattcattttgataatATCAGTTGATGATGCTTTAAAGAGATTTGCTGATTTTTATTGAAGGCTTTGATAACGTTTACCTTAATACtattaatttcaacatcGATCAAAAATTTTATTATTAAATCTATGGAAAGAAGTCTTCTTCTCTCCAAATTTCATCTTGGGTAAATTCAATTGACTAGCTTCATCAAATGCGGGTAACAAACAATATATGTACGCGTTGTAATTTCCTTGATGATTTTAGGTAGACCctgatttcaaaatctcTCAAATGAACACATGCAAACACAACTCTAAATGCTGATCGACTCGAGCAAATATCTAGCGTACATATTGTAGAGTCggatttttcttttccttatGTCTCTTTTGCCAGCACTTTTGTCAAGCTGCCTCGCGCACtagtattcttttttttttaaattcTATTTTCTGCTTGCATATGTGAAGAAAGTGTAAACATGAAAAACCCAGCATCGAAATGTAAATCCATAATACCAGCCGAACAGATACCAAGACTTGGTGTGGAAAAATAAACATAAACAGAGATCTGAAAGCTAAGTGAACATCGCTGCGCGATTCCATTACATGATATATGATTTTGTAAACAATGGTTGACTagttttgatcaattttatAGCCGGtaagagaaaaagaagtataTCTTTTGTCTTTCCCTTTAGTTTTGCAGGCATAGAACAAGTATGAATTCTTTTGCCAAATCGAAAAAAATTCGGTAAACCCTCTGCGGGTTTGGCGCAGGTATTCTTTGTTTACActtttttctgtttcatcGA
The genomic region above belongs to Kluyveromyces lactis strain NRRL Y-1140 chromosome B complete sequence and contains:
- the MTR2 gene encoding Mtr2p (similar to uniprot|P34232 Saccharomyces cerevisiae YKL186C MTR2 mRNA transport regulator essential nuclear protein Mex67p and Mtr2p form a mRNA export complex which binds to RNA), with amino-acid sequence MNRQPQIVETFVKKVLAHLDEPDPAKLEQFLQLFNPHQCKIIFNSQPFGQAVQFLQAWQTGVVLTQHVITAVDFHVIPGTGTLLCNVNCKVRFDESGKDKNGQDSTVPANSQDSQSRPGQGSINSRSLDKPRPIWGTYYGVSLQLVLEDRIFTNDLNGVISSMNYTIVFKPSDSLMSI